The Culex quinquefasciatus strain JHB chromosome 2, VPISU_Cqui_1.0_pri_paternal, whole genome shotgun sequence genome contains the following window.
caaattgagttgtttccatgtatatttttagatctacattctatacatgcaaataactcgcataggtatttggaaggtgttagctctgccgagcttcggtgacccatttctacgctggctagccgagcgcgaggtacttcagctttatcgacaagccccgccctgaagaacgtttgcaccaatcgggttcaaacgttatttagaacttccgaacccttgtcaaatggacaaggacccagcgtgtatatagttgatagtaacagtaacaGTGTAACAGTAATAGTAATTCCAGTCGTAGCTTACCAAGtcgtgatggcctagtggttagcatttttgcttaccaatccaaaggacgggggatcgaaccccgactcgagcgactttgatttttcgttcatgttcagagtttcacaagatttatatttcctatactacacgaaaaagattgtggttaaattttgtacctaccagcaaaacaaatggcgtgctagtgtacGTGagtcgggcttagataactctatagagttatctaagcccgatctcacgcacactagtttaccatttgtttttgctggcgggtacaaattttaacctagaaatccatcgtgtacgtacacgcaatacatgcgcacgtagataactctatactaCGCGTTCGCACACTAGGGTACCATTTCATTTTGCTGGCCTATCCCACTCTTACACAACTATACCAGTCACCAGAGCAAGtgggatagactgtttgtttacattaatggtttcgcccttttaaaaagttactaCGGAACTATTTAGGACACAGGGCCAGTACACAGCTCGAAATGGAAAGGAGCCAAGAAACatttttacgaacagcagaacaacggAGCGATTTTTGGGGGATTATCTACAccatctctggcttgcttttgcTACTGTtgttgcccatttgaaattttccttgactggttgagcatgagcatgagcatggttgactgccaatgagctgctactccgttattgacagatcagctgaagttacacaatgaaccaacagatgagtagtgggagctaatcatcctcactgtataacccctgaagatctctgctttaagtcaataccggcgcccccccaaggagatgcagttcaacaaaggtaggaatgttagtccgatagttgaagttgcagactcatcagacacagagtttgtcgctctatacctgttgacaccgcatgagaccgttgaatccacagcatctccttcaagcatcacgggatgtgggggaattgtgttagtagggaaaggaaagggaaggtcaggattcatcttggtagatgatatgaccagaatgtgaacaataatcgttgccttctgagctacgacgctatgagaaggacctatcattcgcgtattttttttttttacttcttaccgccggcgtgccatccgagcaacgatgctttgggatgggctttcaaaacgaaattaaatttgaattaacgCATTATTCGGTGACgtacaatttaaaatagatCCGGATTCAttattggtagatgatatgaccagaaagtgaaacataatagttgccttccgagcttcgacgctatgagaaggactttcaaaacaaaatgaaatttttagcaaCGTATTATTCGTTATCATGTAAACCTCAAATAGTGCTGATACACCGAACTGTTTTAACCGATTTAATGAAATTCTTCGCGCATGACTTCTTTGCAACAAACTTCACCACGAATTCTTGATCGGACTGTGAACAACCGGCTCAACAACAGAAAGTCAATATAAACACGACGACGCGACGCCTTCTATCAAtagattccagaatcttctagcactttctcgcggattctcgcgcgtcgactCTCCGACCGATCTCCCccgcgaacaccacacgactgagggccaaacaccCAAGGCCACGACGcgacacaatttttcaatgaattccagaaactTCTTCTGatactttctcgcggattctcgcgcgtcgactctccgaccgatctcccccacgaacaccacacgactgctTCCTTGACTGGTTTCTTACCAAGTGCATAAACTGCTTCAAGTGGTAGAAATCTCCCAGTTACGACGATCTAGCACAGTTCTAACAAAGCTGGAatttcttacagcattctagcagaaatgctcCATCGTTCTTGCAGGGTTctagcagaaccagctctgctagaatatttcgtgactgggctgaagcaacatttgaaatggGCGGTACTACATTGCGGTATTTCTCCCCATTTGAACACATTCACCGTCCGAATCGAAAATTTGTCACCATTTCAGAATGCTTCTTGCTCTTGCATAGTTCTTGGGcagactggtcatgtgtaacataacatCTTACGGTTATATATCcagaattttgtttaaaaaaaaggtcctataagctaatgtttcatatgtttaaaggacctattcaaaaagacTCTAAATGTTAAACagtacaatttattaaaaaatattacttttattGCATGAACTAATTGATAAACTTGATAAACTGTTTATGTTGAATAAACACTGAAGTTACAATACTTATTCTTAATATTAAATCAAGTGCATGGAAAATAATGTTATATATTAGTGAAAAATCTAAGTACTATAATTGTAAACGTTTTAACTCTTATAAGAAATGCAGGCACAATTATTTGTTAttatctgttatttttttatagtcCCCCCCCCCTTACCATTGCCTTTGAAGGGGTTTTTTCGGTCTgatttctgccatttgactattctgccgtttgactattctgccattcaattcttctgctaattaattattctgccatttgactattctgccattcaactctcctgttaattaattattctgccatttgacattCTGCCATTTATCTATTCTGCCATTCAACTCTTCTGCTAATtaattattctgccatttgactattctgccatttgactgttctgccatttgactattctgccaactaactattctgccaactaactattctgccgtttaattttctgccatttaattttctgctatttattttttctgctgatcaactttctgccatttaattttctgctaattaattttctgctaactaatttttctgcttattaacattctgccatttaacttttctgcttttcaatttttctgccttttgatttttctgccttttgattattcggcttcttaattttttgctcattgaccctttctgccgattgaccttttctgccataatatattctgccatttgaccttttctgccatttaacaTTCGGCCATTTATTTTTCTGCCGATTGAAATTTCTGCCATTTGGCATTCTGCCATTCGGCATTCTGCCGTTCGGTTTTCTGCCGATTGACCCGACCCCAAATGGTTCTCATAATAAGATCTTAATTATAGATAATTGCCCAGACGAGCTCCGAACTTGAAGAACTACTCGAACTTTGCTTGCGATGATTTGCGCTTACCTATCATGGTGCAGGCCGGCCCTGTGATCGAGTTTCCGGACAGCTGAACGATGGCCAGGAACAGGTCCCCGATCAGGAGACAGGCCACGTAGTGCGTCTGGCAGCGCCAGTGCAGCACGTGGTGCTGCGAGGTCACCAGGTAACCGGTGGCCAGGGTGGCCGCCAGGAAGATCACCGAGATGAGCAGCCCGGCGGAGTAGAGCGCGAAGCGGAGGTCCTGGAAAAGAGAAGATTATGGTTTTATTGGATATTAGAAACAGAGtccagtttgaaaaaaaaattgggtttaggattgggattgggattgggattgggattgggattgggattgggattgggattgggattgggattgggattgggattgggattgggattgggattgggattgggaatgggattgggattgggattgggattgggattgggattgggattgggattgggattgggattgggattgggattggaaTCTGGTCGACAAAACCAAGCTTTCTTGACAAATTGAATCAACACCTGCACAATTTAGCCAAATCTTTAACTCTAACCCTCAATTTTCTGTcccatttcattaaattttcgtCACTGCCAAAAGGTACAAgcaaaattaattcaattttggcATCTCGGTAGCCAATATGTTCAGCACTCGTCATCCCTCGAGGGCTTTTTTCCCGCACTCCTCATCCACTTCGCAACCCTCTGGAAAAACGGTGAAAAACAAACCCATTCCCAGCAGGCAGTGGCAGTGGAAGCGGCGGAATCCACATCACCACCAGATAACATCATGTCGAAGTGTTGACTCTCAAACGCCAAACCAAACGAATGACTGACTGGGGCTGCAGATGATGAGGACGAAGATTGGGGATGAGTGTCGAGCTCACCCCCTCGACGGTTTTCTCATTCCCACGTGATGATTTTTTggggttatttttcaaaaggtattttttagagtttggtcattacattttaaaaacaaattaaaaatttacaaattttgtagAAATAGAACAAAAATCCAATTTCTTCCAAAAATTTATTTCTGATTTTCGAGAGACAAAACACTCCAAATGAAAATCCTGCCACTTACAACCATCCCCCTCCAAATTCAACAGATCGGGAGAGGGTGCCGCATAATTGGAATTGATTTCTGTGAAATATTTAAAAGGTTCAATTTAGCGGAAACAAGAGGGCTGCGCTTCAGCACCACGCTACCAAACATCGTTAAGGGATATCGGAATGGGCAATTTGGGAGGTGTGAACGGAGAAATAGACAGCAAGCATCGAGCGCGCGGTGAAAGCATTAAAATCTGCACCCAGTAATTTGATCCAGTTTGCATTCATAATCTACTCTTCTGAGGGTGAGTGGACGAGCTGAGCCGTGGCGGGGCTTTTTCACGAGTGACTGGGCACGTGCAAACAAAGCGGATTTAGGCTTTTTTGTTAATGATTTGGTGAATGGATTGGagagtgcgtgtgtgtgtgtgttgatgACAGCTGGatgaattgttgattttttatcatCGAAGTTCTCGGTCTGGCATAAACACACAATTATCAGATTGAGTCATTATGCGCGGTTCATTAGATGTGCATCggaatttaaattaattgacaGAAGTGTAAAGTGGATGAAGGGGTATTTGAATCGAATattgattttatattttagatGAACTGTCAAATTTTAGCCCTCAGCTAGAAATAAATTCAATCAATAAGAAAATTAACAATCATTCAACAATCTCATCAAAGAATCtaagagagcaattctctacaaaatcggtcttttttagaatttgattttttgtatttttttaatccgaatgaaattttttggtgccttcggtatgcccaaagaagtcattttgcatcattagtttgtccgtataattttccatacaaatttggcagctgtccattttTTTCCTAGCACATTCATTTCGATGAGTTTATGCGTTAATTTCAACATAATCAATTCTGTGAaaataaatcgttcaaaaatcattttcagtgaatttttgcATTCTGACAACCAGTTGACCAGTCTCTGAAAATAAATCGTTAGGCCGTtgcatgtattttttgaagtttatgtccctcgacactgaccaaagtcgaagagtgggaatacataaaaaaactataaaaaaaaattactagcCATACCATCAacgtttcaatgaaaaaagaaaattttgaataattttattccAGGGTTGTTGTTaagcaatcattagtttacaCAATATCGATGTATTGACATattattttttctcgaaaaaaataaccTATTTGCGGAACTGTTTCTCTGAATGTtacaattttaatattcaatatttttcaagctAGCACAACCATGCTAAATATCATTATAAACGTAGGAATCTCGTAGGAAGTTTTCAGTTACTTGgacatttccattaaaatttggaaattgaaaaaatggaaaaaaaatcatatgttattttattttgaagcaaATCTGAATATTCACAAATTCtagattgaaacaaaaataaagatagCTAATTCTGTTTGAGACACACAAATCTAATCTTTTagatataaataatttttttaagccggTCCAGTTTCCTAAAATTTACTGATTTGAAATCCTTTATCTCAAACCCTTATTAATCCGTAAACTTGCGTTTCGAATGCGTGAATAACAtgaataaataatatttcaataataatctttaaaaataataaatcattttaacacgttaaaacgcaaaaaatggtaataccgtaatctggggtgaatcgggactacagtctgaatagggacagcagttttaagagcacttaaagcttttaaatttggaaatagaTGTACATATTTTGTTGGCCTAAATCtgctctaaccgaaaccaaccagaaaaatcaaaatattgtgctcgaacatggttaaaactgctgtcccaattcgccccatgtgttccgattgaccccagtttacggtactataAATAGttgcacatttaaaaaatgaaaatttgggaggtagATGTAAtaattacctcaatttagattgaaaaagtgacattacaacaaGCAATTGGTAAATtcatacatttttacatttttccgacataaaagatgtactcgtTCCCAAATGTAATATTCCCAgaatattttttactgtgtgctaCTGAAGTTTAACTTATTAAATAAGagtttaatttctataaaaaatataaaatgtatCTAGATTAAACTTTTGTTGAaggagttttaaaaattaacaaattaaacaaatcaTTCTGTCAGGATTTTGTGTCAGAAATACGAATAATTTTACCACAAAAAGTGTGTAATAtcacacatttttatttttatttcaccaCATAAAAACAgagaaatattttccaaatctcaattaaaataaatttctttgTCTCAAATTGTCCAATTGACTCCTAAAGCCCTATCTCATTGTGGGAATGGAAACATGGGAATCGGTTGCTTACTGGTCTAAAACaacttatcatttttttttaatttgtctcaatatttttacgaaaaagttgatttttaatttttttaaggaacTGCGTTAAAAGGTAAGCATTGtccataaaattgaattttagctCTGATGTTAGGACTCAATTACAGTCacccctcatattcggaacagttaaGAGAACGTTCAATATccaaatcacataaaattgataATTGAACGATCAGATTTGCTTTATCCTctgtttgaaagcttttctgtTAATCTTTCGATTGTTGTATCGATCGACTGTAAATGttgatgatttttgtaaaaaaagaaaaacattatcTCATGAAATCCACCAATTTGAAACACTCTTTTTACAGCTGTAAACAAATTGGAATTCTTCAGAAGGGAAAAAATACTATTCGATTTATTGaaccatttcaaaaaaccatTTAAACCACTTTCCAGCGATTATAATTTCAACATATCAATTAATAATCAAATGAGTTTTAACATTTCTTTGTTTTATAAATATCTTCGACCAGAAAGAGGCATTTTTTCCACTCTGAGTATGTTTGCtaaatttacaacaaatttgcttggaaatagtttttttttaaatcagtttttcCTCAAACTACCAAAAAATGCGTTAATGACTAATAAAACTGTAGAttctaaatcaataaaaatacataattcatgaattattaaaaaaaactgaattgaaaacaaaccaaattccCGCCCCTCTCACTCACCTTATTCTCCACCAGCACCGAGTCCGGCTGCAGATGCTCAACGCAGGAAAACACGTACACCGTCTTCCCGTCGAGGCCCTGCTCCAGACAGTACTCGTGCGACGCAAAGATCTTGCCCGAGTCGATCGACACCGAGCCGGTGTCCTCGTGAAGGTTATCCGGATTGAAGATTCCGGCGATGGCATGCTCCCGACAATCGGGGAAGCGGAAGCTCAGGTCCACGTGAGCCGACTGGACGATCCGTGCGCCGTAATTGACGTGGGATTGGTTGAGTTTGACGCAGGTTTGGTTCTCCTTGTCGTAGGCGAAGTTGGGGCCGCAACAGCGCCAGACGGAGGTGGTTTTCTCTGGGGCTTGGAGGGAATCCATTCCGTTGTCCCGGGCGCAGACCAGGGCGACCTTTTCGTCGACGCAGTACTCGGGGGATGAGACTAGGGAGTGTTTTTGACTCAGGAAGAGGGAACCGTTGCCCATGAGGAGGATTTGGTCGGTGGTGTACGCGGTTACTTTGCAGTTTTCCGGGCGTTTGTTCTCCAGAAACTTCATGTGGACCGGTGCGTTACCGACGTCGGTGTAGATCTGGTTTTTGGCGGGGAGGAACACCTTGGGGACCCACTTTTTGATGCCGCCGACCACGCACAGCTGCTGCGAGTCGTCGTAGTACTCGCCAACCCGGCAGCACTTGTTGATGTAGACCGGCTGCCGTTGGGCGGCCCCGACGCCGGCACTGACCATCATCGTCACCAGCAGAATGCCGGCCAAAACTGGGACGCTGCACGGCATTTTTGGACGCGACGACAAGTGCAATCTTTTCTCTTTCATCGCGCGCCTTCGGACTTTGACTGACTTTCACACAGATACTTGACCGCGCGCGTTGTCCCTCACTTGGCACGTTTTCAACCACTTCTTCTTCAACCCACTCTCATTAACCAGACACTTCTTCGTATACGGTTACACCTGTCCGGTGAAGGCTACGACAGCTTCAGAATTTACTCTCTCTCTACACCATAAAGCACTTGTTGATCACTTCTTCCTACCTGCAACTACACCACATCATGAACGACTATTGCTCTTcttcacctttttttattttcttgttttcttcgcGCGTAAATTCCAGCCACATACACTGACTCTCCGAATACGGAAAGTCGCGCCCGCCAACCGGAGATACGCGCCTCAAGGCAGACCGTGGCCACCACTTTTACCGCGGCAGCCGCCGACCACCACCGTTAGAATTCCGGTCTCTGGTTTAGTTCTTTGTTGACGTGCGGGGCTACCTGTTGGCGAGAACCAATAAAAAGAAACGGAAAGAGTTgggttttagtttttaattatcCATTCAGAAACGAGCGCGCGATTTCGCGCCAAGAAGTTGTGCGTCGACCTTCTTCGTAAAATCAGTCATGCAATTTCACCCAGTGTGTGTGTTAACCGATCGACTAGTGTGATAAAACAGAGTAGGCCACCGCACTGATAATTGCATTTTATATGGAAGAGTCGAGCCGAAACGACAACAACCGTTGACGGAGGTGCATCCGAAAATGTGCATCCTTTGAATGCAATCACGGCAGAGGTAGCATAGTTTCATGATGGTCATGCGCAGAAAAAAGGATGCCTCCTCCCGAAGGATCCACGAAGGATGGCCTAGTGTGGCGGAACTTTATCGTAGCAAGTCATGATGTACAGGGTAGAGACGAAACGAAGCCAAGCAGGAGATGTTTGTTTTAATCTGGAGGGACAGCAGCAGCAAGGCACGCTTGGATGAGTTTGCGGATGTAGTTTTTGACAGTGGAGTGGAAAATTGTGGAAATAAGccagtgtttgtttttgttaagtCTGTGTATGACCTAATGCTGGGGAATAATATATGTGGCAGTACTGTCAGGAACAATTTTAGGAAATCAACCAGATTTCTTGGCAAGGGAAAGTTGCATAAAAGTTGTCCATTTCAGTtgatacatttttcaaacaaaacaagttttgtaccttttttttaaattgctgattCTGTTTTTTAAgcggataagggaaaatctccacggtatcctaaTATAAGTTTCGCTTTGAGTTGGATTATTTTCGGATTTGGACTTCttatgtctaatctaatctaatctaatctaacacaaacgcagccagtccgatgaaagcatgctggaaagtcttgtgattagattacaccccaagcacttttcttgtcattattaataattgcagtacatccgagaacacccgaaaatgtattgcaaaaattaaagcggccagccctactacgttgtgtttaccgcagagaggattctgagaacggatcacatttcacagaatctacaggggaggaaggatgcgtggacataccgtaccaaacgctcctgtttatagtttcatatgtgttttgtatgatgtgtaaagtgta
Protein-coding sequences here:
- the LOC6053464 gene encoding probable G-protein coupled receptor Mth-like 1 isoform X1, with translation MKEKRLHLSSRPKMPCSVPVLAGILLVTMMVSAGVGAAQRQPVYINKCCRVGEYYDDSQQLCVVGGIKKWVPKVFLPAKNQIYTDVGNAPVHMKFLENKRPENCKVTAYTTDQILLMGNGSLFLSQKHSLVSSPEYCVDEKVALVCARDNGMDSLQAPEKTTSVWRCCGPNFAYDKENQTCVKLNQSHVNYGARIVQSAHVDLSFRFPDCREHAIAGIFNPDNLHEDTGSVSIDSGKIFASHEYCLEQGLDGKTVYVFSCVEHLQPDSVLVENKDLRFALYSAGLLISVIFLAATLATGYLVTSQHHVLHWRCQTHYVACLLIGDLFLAIVQLSGNSITGPACTMIAITMHFFFLAAFFWLNTMCFNIWWTFRDLRPTSLEKSQEICRLRIYEVYAWGVPFVIAGVAAILDNLPDTVYLRPRFGERTCWFYGDMEILTYFFGPVGILLCINLLLFASTARQLTCGLWKRDDVKSTTERRGLVSSPSYSAALGRVCMKLVVVMGVTWVADVASWVFGGPDYIWLVTDLINALQGVFIFIVVGCQPQVWSAIKRLWNSKTGRSFTNTTHGPQHSSSSHGLPSMGESITNNTCTNTATTTTTNSAANATANGGTNRVPMETVC
- the LOC6053464 gene encoding probable G-protein coupled receptor Mth-like 1 isoform X2, with the protein product MKEKRLHLSSRPKMPCSVPVLAGILLVTMMVSAGVGAAQRQPVYINKCCRVGEYYDDSQQLCVVGGIKKWVPKVFLPAKNQIYTDVGNAPVHMKFLENKRPENCKVTAYTTDQILLMGNGSLFLSQKHSLVSSPEYCVDEKVALVCARDNGMDSLQAPEKTTSVWRCCGPNFAYDKENQTCVKLNQSHVNYGARIVQSAHVDLSFRFPDCREHAIAGIFNPDNLHEDTGSVSIDSGKIFASHEYCLEQGLDGKTVYVFSCVEHLQPDSVLVENKDLRFALYSAGLLISVIFLAATLATGYLVTSQHHVLHWRCQTHYVACLLIGDLFLAIVQLSGNSITGPACTMIAITMHFFFLAAFFWLNTMCFNIWWTFRDLRPTSLEKSQEICRLRIYEVYAWGVPFVIAGVAAILDNLPDTVYLRPRFGERTCWFYGDMEILTYFFGPVGILLCINLLLFASTARQLTCGLWKRDDVKSTTERAALGRVCMKLVVVMGVTWVADVASWVFGGPDYIWLVTDLINALQGVFIFIVVGCQPQVWSAIKRLWNSKTGRSFTNTTHGPQHSSSSHGLPSMGESITNNTCTNTATTTTTNSAANATANGGTNRVPMETVC